The following nucleotide sequence is from Lytechinus variegatus isolate NC3 chromosome 12, Lvar_3.0, whole genome shotgun sequence.
TTAGGTGAATCTGGTCAGCCCCATCCACAGGGACAAAGCAGATTTACAACTTTGgatttactactactactgttaccaCATATACATAGAGATATATGAGAGAGcaagatatatacatgtagtccttTTTTATATCGTTTATTAGGCATTAGTGAACATAACATCTacttttataattatcatatcTTTGATACAGGGAGAAGGTGGTCTAAACAGAGGTGAGGAATTGCTTCCAATTTCACATGAGTCTGAGCATAGACGTTCAAGCTTTATGGAAACTGAGACAGAGAAAACCGATTCTGAACTCCAGGCAGAGTCCCTTTGGGAAGCCATAGAGGCCAACAAGAGTTCTGAGACAGACACTCAACTAAACTTCCTTCAAGATCAGTCTGATCAAGAGACTTCTGCAGTGGAGGAACTCTTCCAAGTGTTGGAGAAGGGCACAGAAAAAGCTCCTTCCACTGCTGGGGCTGCTATGGATGACTTACaaagaaaagaagatgaagaagaggatGCAAATACTGTAGCAGATGACGTTGATACAGATAGTTCATTCAGTCTTCCATTGCCAGATGATGAGGTTGAGGATGATAGTTCTGATGATGAGCCTCCAAAGAGGAAGCTTCTGGTTCCCGAGATGTTCCAAGATGCAAATTCTGGTTTTTGCACCGAGTCCAGACTGGATTCCGAGGATGATGATAACAAGCCTGTCAAACACCTCACAGAAGCAGATATGGCAGCTAGAGAATTCAAAGGTTCAGGGATGAAAGGAGCACCGGCAGAAAAGGCAAGTGGAGTCCTGGATAAAAGCCCACAAATTCCTGGAATTCATACAACAATGGATTTCAGTGATAATAGCAGTGATACTGAAGAGGAAAGTGACAAGGAGTGGGATGAAAGTGAAGTACTCAACAAGCTGGGAGTAGAAGATAAGACTTCATCTACAAAAGTAGTAACAGATGGGACTCAGAGTACAGAATATGATCGTGATGATCATGAGGAAGATTCCCAGGCAGAGTTCTCTGATTTGGTGTCACAAAATGAAGAGCTGAAGTCTTTGGTAGAAGAGAAAGACCTGGCCATTCAGGAGATGAAGGCAACAGCACGCACACTGAAGCAGGTGATCCGTGATCAAATGACAGAGACTGAAAAACTTAGGGTAGCAGAAGATACCCTAGGTTTGGAGACCAAACTAGAGGAGTTGAAAATGAAGGAGGATACTTTGAAAAGAGTTGTCAAAGACCTTCAAATATCAGAACAATCTCTGAAGGAACAATTGAACCAGCTCATAGAAGAAAGGGATGACTTGAAATCTCAATTAAAATCATTTGGAGATACAATCAACCAGGGGAATAAGACTGAAACTTGCCAAGATGATCTAGATGAAAAGTACAAAAGAGCTGAACAAAGGGTCAAGGAGATTGAGGAATTGAACATCAGCATGATGGAAAAGTACGAGACTGAGATAGCTGAGAAAGATTTGAAGTATCAAACCTTGGAAAGAAAACATGATGAGCTTAGTAATATCATGCAGCTGAAAGATAATTTACAGCAGAAATTATCAGAAACAGAACACATTTTAAGGGAAAAGGACAAAGAAATAGTATCTTTAAAGGACAATCTTGCTGAATATGAACAAAATGAGGAAAGTGAAAGGCTAGGTAAAGAGCAGATGGTCTCCAAGTTTCAAGAAATGGAAGAAAGTCAGGACAAGGTACAGGGAGAACTTGCTAGAAAATGCTCTGAGATAATCCAGCTTCAGGCACAACTAAAGCTAGAAAGGGAAGAGAAGCAAGTTCAAGGCGATGTAatagcagagagagagaaacatcTCCAAGAAATTAAAGCTCAACTTGAACAAGCAGAGAATAAGTTGAcagcaaagaaagaagaatgtgaaaatattaaagAGAGATTGGAACATCAAGAATTAAGAGCACAGCATGATTTTAATGATGTCATTGCTGAGAAAGATCAAGAAATTGAGAAGCTAAAGATGCAGCTTACAGAAGAAGAGGATAACCTGAAAGCAAAATTATATGAAAGTGAGAACAAACTAGTTGAAGCAGAAGAGAGCAAGAGGAAATATGAGGAGGAGCTATCTGGATTGCGGTTACAGCTTGCTGACTTTCAGGATTCTCAAGATGAAGTGTCAAATTTAGTGGAGAAGGCAGAGCGAgatattgctttgaaaattgCTGAAGTGTCAACACTGAAGGCATCTTTGCATATAATGGAGGAAAAGTATGAAACTGAAAAGTCAGAAAAGGAGATGATCAGGACAACTCATTTCAAACTGGAAGGAGAATTGATGGCAACAAGAGAAAATGTTTTACAGTTGGAAGAACAGCGATCTTCTCTCAAGAAATTACTGACGGAAATGAAATCTGaagttgaaattttgaatgaggAAAACAAACTATTGGATGAGAAACTGAGCCTTAATGAATCAAAGTCTGCCTCTAATCCTATTGTATGTGAAGATGTTATCATTGCTCATGCAGAGGACACAACAGAAGCTGTACCTGTAGAGCAGTTGACTGAAATTCAAGAAGAGAAATTGCAATGTCAGCtcaaagagaaagaagaggaagtCAACAAGTTAGAAAGTCTTGTGAGAACTTTAGAGGATGAAAAGGTAGCAAtggaagaaagaatgaagggtaTTGAGGAGCTTCTGAAAGATAGTGTCATAGATAATGAAGATATGCTGAGGGAGAGAATAGTAGAGCTGGAATGTATAGAAAAGACCATGAAGAGAAGAGTCCAGGAACTGGAATTGACTCTAAAGGAATCTGAAGAGAAAGTGAATGATACttttgaagaaatgaaaaatcttGAGGAGAGCTATGAGGAGAGGTTTAAAGAGCTAAGGGTGTCGGAGCAGCTGCAGATGGAAAGAGTTGCTGAACTTGAGGAAGCTGGAAACCATTTGAAGAGTGAGACTGAAATGCTCAAGGAGCAGTTGGATAACAGTGAATCTATGAACAGAAGCATGAAAGAGAAACTCAAGGAGATGGAGACAGAGTTAGAAGAGTTACAGGTTGTGAGCAAGCTTGCCGGAGATGAACTTGGAGGCACCCACAAGAGCCTTCCTTCCTTGATGGATGAAGGATTGGGTGCTCTAGACACAGGAAGGACTAACTTCTCCCACTATGAAGAAGACtttgaggatgatgatgtagaGGAGGACTTTGTCTTGAGTGATGACCTGCCCCAAGGATCGGCTTCTGAAGCACTTAATGATCATTCTgatgaaaaggttaagctaCAAAGGAGAGTTGAAGAACTTGAGAAATCTGAAGCCATGCTCATGGAGAAGGTTGAAATCCTTGAACAGTCTGAAAGCGAGTTAGCAGAATTATTGGAATCCTTGCAACAGAATGAGGCTATTGTCAGAGAAGCTTCAGAGCAACTTGAAAACACAAGGGTACAGAACCAGGAAATGGAAGAGAGTCTTGACAAAGCActtaaaacaaatcaagatCTCCAGGAAAAACTGGCAGAACTGGAGATTGAACGAGATGAACTTTTGCTAAAACTGGAAGAGGAAACTGAGAAAGATGAGAAACTAAGTCAGCTACAGAAGGATCTGGAAAAAGCTCAAAATGTTCAAACTgatttggaaaataaatatcacaaaCTTGAGGAAGAAAATAGCAGCtcattatcaaaatataaagaactTGAAGAGGCTTATGTTCAGATGGCAACTTTAAAAGATGACCTTGAAAAGAAGCTCAGGACATTGTCTGAATTTGACACATCCAATTCAAGTTTCATAACTCCAGAAAGTGTCTCAAAactagaagaagaaaataagcaGATAGCAAAGCAACTATTGGAGGCAGAGGAAGAGCGCACAGGCTTCgtagaaaaaatgaaagctttGCAAGCAGACATTGAGTTTTTAGAGGAACTAAAGGCTGGAGGAGAACAGTCTATTGCTGAATTGAGCTTCCAGGTGGAGTCTTTGGAAAGTGAAGTGGCTTCAAAATCCAGGATGCTAGAAGAAAATGAAACTGTCCTGGAAGAAAGGCAGACAGAATTGACAGAGCTGAGAAGGAGGTTGGAAGAGGAGATGGATTTGAACCTGGAGCTGGAGGCACAGAATAAGCATCTGAAGGAGGAATATGTGGTGAAGAACAAAATGTTTCAAGACAATGCAAATATCATGGAGAAGAAAGTGATTGAACTTGATATGACAAAGAAAGAATTAGCAACAGTTACTGCAACATGCAATGAACTGAGAGTCACCATCTGTGATTTAGAAAAAATGATGGATGATCTCAAAAGTGAGAGAGTTCCTGAAGTACCTGAGGAGAATGTGAAGACTCCCTTTGTAGTGGAAGAGATCATTTCAAGTGAAGTTCAATGTATGGAAACAATggctcctcctcctccactGCCTACTTCTCTTCCCCCTCTGACTCAGTACAGTGCTCAAATGCATaacgatgaggatgatgaagatgatgatattgaCAGTCCTGAAGAGGGCGGTAGAATGGAAAGTGCTCCAACGATTGAAGCCCTGCAGCTTCGCATCCAGCACCTCATGGACAATGAGGAAAGGCTGCAAGAGAAGATTGATGAGCTGGAGCAACGTCAAAGTGCCTTCAATGAAACACTTGCTGCAGCAGACTCTATCATGGCAGAAAGAGAGGATGAGTTCAAGGAAGAGATAAGTGAACTCCAGAGCTCAAAcaatgatttgaaacaaatgCTGGAAGAAGCCAAAAAGCAAGGACAGATGAGCAGAAGATCCAGTGATGTCCTGACTAAAAGTGAAGAGGAGTGTAGCATATTTGATTGCATTGATGAAGACAGTGAGACAGAATATGGctttgatgatgattttgaggAAGATTTTGAGGAGACTGGAAAACCAAAACACCAAGCAGGGAATGCTAAGAGGAGAAGGTCAGTGCAATCTAATAAGATGCCACCAAAACTGAAGAGGATAGATAGTGATGATACTCTGATGCAGAGCCAGGGGAAAATAGCTGATTTAATGGTCAAAGTCGATGAACTGGAAAAGCAGAATGCAGACCTTTTATCTGCCTTGCAGGAGATGGAGAAACGCCTGAGTGAAACTCAATCTGATCAGGAATTACAAGCAAAGTCTAGTCCTACACACCAGGAGAAGAATGAGATGGAATCGGAAATCCAATCCTTGAGAGCCCAACTAGATGCATTTAAGCCATTTGAAGATCAATTCAAGCTGTTCCTGGAAGAGAAAGATCTAAGTGAAGCAGATAGACATGCTCAAGAACATGTATCCATATCATCTACTGACAATGAGGTTAAGACCCTGAGGGAAAGAATAATGGAACTGGAGTCTTTGCAGGAAGAGTTGAAAGAAGAGTTGAAAGACACCAAACTTAGTGAAGAAACCTTGACAGAAATTAGTGAGGAACAGGTAAATGAGATACAGAGGCTCAAGGATGACCTTGATGAAATGAGATCAAagatatcaaaagaaaagattgGTAAAGGACAAAAGgtaaatgtaaacaaaagtGAACTAGATGAGCTGAAACAGCTTCAAGAGAAACTATCATCTTCCATTGCTGAAAATAAGGAATATGAAGCAAGTGTTCAACTCATGAATGATAAGATAAAGCAAATGGAGAAAGCAAAAGAAGAACTGCAGGATGAAGTGGATAATCTTAATGTTCATGTGGAAAAACTTGAGAAGTCAGAAACCAAAGTCACTGAAGATCTTCAAGCCAGTGAAAAATCACAGGAAAAGTTAAGGCAGTCCAATGAACAGCTTGAAAGAACTGTGAAGGCACTTGAAGACAGCATTGAGATGCTGACCTCCCGTGTGCAGGAGAGCGACCAAGGACAGGAGAGGGCAAAGGCATCCAACAAGGTTCTTGAGAGCAAGTTCAAGGACATGCTAATGTCTGAATCAACACTCAAGAACAACTTGAAGCAAGTGGAAACCACTAATCGAGACCTGGAACAAAAGGTGAATAAGCTGGAGAGATCAGATGAAAAGTGGAAACAGGAGATGCAGGAGATGGAGGATGCTATCTTGGACACCAAGAGACAGAGCAGGAGGCTCGAGGAAGAGGTCAAGCTTTTGAAGCTGGACAATAGCCAGCTCAAGCATGAGAATGAGATACTATTGGAGAAGGTAGAAGACAAGAAGAGCCAGGACCTTCAGACTCAGAACAGGTTGTCTGAGATGGAGATTGGAGAAAGCAACCTCAGACTGCAACTGAAGAATTCTGAGATAAGGGAAGCAAAACTCAAAGAACAACTCAAGGACTTGGAGGACTCtatttccactttgaaacaaaaggTAGGAATGACATTTtgaacttttttgtattttgtatttttaacttagtatttttttatgtttatgattatgatttagAAATAGATAAGTTCATAAATTTGCCTCTATGCTTCCTGTATTATCAACATATTTCAAGCATTATTGTACAGTATGTATGtatttgaaaagcaaaacaGATAACTGTTGTGattattaaaattataaatttagGATTAACTTTATTCTTTgtgcatatacatatatacgAAGCAAATCAAGCTTTGTAGGGCTTGTTTAAGAGTAGAAATGAGTAACTCCGGTATACTATCAGTACCCAAAAGTCCTCAAGCAAGAGCTACCCATGGATTTCAATAGATTTTATTTAACAACTCTAGAGTTGTTTTACAAACAGATCGTTTTATGATTGTGAAACAAAAACATGTGATCATATTTATAGATTTAAAAATAAGCTCTATTTAATTGTACCTACTGTAGCATTTGAAATTTGATATCTCTGCTTAGCACTTACAGTTTATTACCCATTACTAGGGTCCTGGGGAAAATCCATAAATGCCAATCATATGGGTAAATGAGTTTATGTAGAACAATTCTGTCCAGTTGTTTAATTTTGTGGTTATTTTGAACTAGGGACTTGGAGTATGCCTACCCAAATATAATTCATGTACTGATATAGCAACGCACTTGACTCAACCCATTGAAGGTGTTTCTGTTCTTCAGAAGCCACCCCCTTCCCTGCTTAATGGTTGTCGTTGTTTATATCCATAGACACATCCTATTCTGGACACTTCCTTTTCTGTACACACGTccaatttcaaatcaaattctaCATCACATCTACTAATGAAGTACTAGTCAATGTCTGCTGAGAGGGGCAGGTGGTATTGGTATTGTTTCCATTCTAATATAAAGGGCAGCTACAGCTGTATGAgggactgtttcatgaaatgaattgatGTTTCCTGACAAATTTGCTccgagccaatcagatgcattGATTTTGGTTGCTTATAACAGCTGAAGCCGATGACTTTGTTCATGTGCTATTATCTGAAAGTGATACCTATGTGCATAAGAAATTGCATACGACAGTAATGGTAGTGTCTCCCAGAGTTGATTAGCCAATGAGGTGAACATGTATGAACAAGACAAGGAACTGACTGCCATTTTGAATCATCGTCGCTTGCAGGTTTCCAAGACAAACAAATTGGAAGGGGATTATGACTCTCTGCAAAGAGAGCTACAGGCGGCACAGCAGAGGGCCAATGACTATGAGAGGTCAAATGGCAAACTGGAAGAAAAATTACAACAGCTGGAACAGAATCTCAGGAGTAATGGCATGGTAAGACATAATAATACTAGAtcttataatatatatttttttgttttgaataatattttattttcttcctctttcaaatcaatagcaattcatataaataaagttTCTCTGCATGTAtacaacaaataaacaaacaaataaataaatatatatatcaatgtcaatgagattacaaatatcttttaaatggttacaaatgaaattaaactgccAAATTTCTATTCTATGGCAAtgtgaaactacatgtataggggAAAAACCCATATCAAtcgacaaaataaagaaaaaaattactttgtaAAAGATGACTTTTTccctgaaaagaaaattaaattattgtacaagaaatataaaaaaggataaaagattattttaacGGTTAATAAGAGGAAGGTTATTATCTTAAAACGTCCCTACACACTCACCTTACCcccataccccctccccctcatctcTCTCCCCAGACATTCACACAAGCTCACTTCAACTCAACACCACCTACAGCTCCCCCCCCTTCCCCGTCACAGAACTCACACATCCATCTACACACGTACACCCACACACGATGCATCCTGCTCTGGTACAACTATTTGTATTTGAacgaataaacaaaacaaaacaaaatcagcaaCCAATATATGCATAGTATTAAGAAAGGTATGCATTTATTTGTTCCCATTTCCTTAAGTGCACCCCCAGCTTCCCCTTTTTAAACGCTATTTGATATTCCGTATCTCTATACTCTTTAATCAAATGTGTCACTTTCTGTACGGTGGGCAATATTCCCTGTTTTCTTGAACTAAAAATGATATACTtaattaaatatataatacagTTTATTAAAGTTACTCTTGTAGTGTTACCAGATATCctcatgaaaattgttttccaaCTGTCACTGCCAAGTCCATTCACGTGAAATCGTTTACTCATCTCTTCTCATAATCGCTTAACTTCAGGacaataaaagaataaataaaaaagactCAACTTCTTTTTTACAAAAGGAACACAAATTATCCGTCTCAAAACCAAGTTCCCTTTTCGTGTACACAGCCCCTTgtaattgtttgtattgaaattcTCTGTGTTTATTGCATAACATTGTACATTTCAGTCTCAGAAATACTTCTTTCAGTTCCCCCATTCCCAAATCATATTCGATTGCCCATCTGtaacatgaaatacataatcaatttgaaaattttcaatgaaattttcagatatatatatatataaatatgtcaTAATCAAATAGCGCCCTCCtttggaggatatgaaatgcaCATAAACAGAGTTGTCAGAGATTGCTTTCTGATGATCACCAATGCAGGCAAAGCAACGGCTTAAACCCCTAAGATGTCAATACATAAGGTTTCAATAATTTGaagttttatattgaaaatgtgGTTATATCTTAAACTTTACCTGATTTTAAAGCCATGAatgtgttaaaatttcaatagatatttgcatgtacatgtatgtatgaggTAATGAAGTATGCCAAACTCTGTGTTATTAATTACTGATCAAAGATGTCATTGTCAACTAaatggttttttttaatgtcacaatatttcaatgtacatttaatatcattttgtatataaatcatGGACAGCCGTTGTTAGAAATAGAatgtttgttatttgttgatAAAGGTAAGTTTATCAGTGAGTGAATACCAGGAGCTAAAAGCACAAGCAACCCTGGCCTCCTTGGCTGATGGAGACACACCTGGAGCTAAGGAGattggaggaggaggaggagcagCAGGAGAAGTATGGATGAGATTGGATCAAAAGAACAAGGTGAGAAAATATCACATATATCTATATCCCATCTAACTTTTGCTCTTTCATCCATTTCTGATGTTCATGGATTAGAATAAAATTGTTAACTTTCATATTAAAGTCTCATCTAATCTTTGTTTATGTACTTGATATGAAATCAGTTGTTctgaggggaaagaaaagatcaaagtgcccccaatttCATATCACATTTTTGCTCATACACTTAAACCAGATTTGTTGAATTTCTGATCAGAAAAAAActtattcaaatttgcattttcatttttgctcatttacttcaattattttgtgaaatttgtagatgcacacacacacaaaaaatacattttacattcTTATCTCATTTActgtttattttgtgaaattcatGATAACAAGGAGATATTTTTTTGAAAGTATTATTTTTCATCCATAAAAACCATTATGTGAATTCTCATTGACTGCATAATAATTTGTACTGAATTTGTACTAAATCATACAAAGTTTACATATGTTACATTCATATATCATTCATTTGTGTATATTGCACTTGTTGGTAATATTGGTTTATTGATTATGGTTGCCCCTATAATTCAGTCTTCACTTCTTAAAGAATGGCATGTTCATCACTTCTAATGAAAATACAAGCCTccaaataaatacatataagCAGGATTGAACTTTACATAAATCAGACCTTGTTACATATATAATGCATTAAACTCTGGAATATGATATACATATgcataatttgaattttttattcattttttagataggtgttgaaaaaaaaatattaatttcaatagTAATTATCCTTTCCAATAATATTTCCTAAGTTTTTACTACTATTGACCTGGTTCCTAACATTTAGAACCAGGTcaataatacattgatttcaatggggctaattatgtattcatgaggtcatatctaagGCTTCCCTCCATGGAACAATTCCCAACTAATTTGGGTTGTGGAGGTATTTCATCATGCTCaaacaaaatatggtatcaaaaacagtaaaaaaacataaaagaaaagaaaattgatgacgtcacaatgtcTGAAAGTACTTAGTTCTTCTCCTGGGCTGATCCAGAAATGGTCTACTACCGATTGGTCTTggtctatacatgtacacttggTCTGATATTTAGTCTAAAGTCTAATACCCATATGgtctaatttccaattcatcACCTAATTATTTCGctctttgtgaaataaaaattttattcTCTGAAAAAGTTCAACTATCAAGACCAATAGACAAAATGGGTATAAAAGAAGAGTTGACAAAATGGTATATGAATCAAATCTTGCCAAAAGAAAGTCAGTAAAAAAGAGACAagaagaggggggagggggtatcaATGTAGATTTATTAGTAGTTCATCAGGACTTCAATTCCTAAATGGCAATTGGAAGTCAAACTGGTTATAACCCATGTGGGTTAAGATCACAGTGTGTAGACCAACTACCCTCATACCTCCTACCATTCTTTATAGTATCTCACTCATTCATCATCAACTCATTTCATGCTTAACTAGGAACTGAGAGAGGTTCAGGAGTTATATAACCAGTCTGTTAAAGAGAATATGAAACTGAAGCAGAGGATTCGAGACCTCCAAACAAAGGGAGGCCCTAGCAGTCACATTCATCCCCAGGTATAATAACTGGTATATTAATTAACTATGTGTTTAAATTGTTTCAAAGTATGTGGTTTGTGAGTGACATGGTCTTCATGTTTCTTCCATATTTTCACTTTCAGATTCATAGtccatctttaaaaaataatcacttttcTGTTCAGGAGCTGCATATAGTATGTTTTCTATTAcattttttatgcattgaaGTGCTCATATTAACTCTGCAAAGTTCTTAGGGCACTGTTACTATTACCTCATCATGCTGGCATGTAATTATTAAGAAAAGAAATCTTACACTtgtcattcaaaataaaaatgttaatgtaTTGAGAATTTTTTATTCAACATGTATTTTGTCAGTAAGATAAATCTGGAATTTATTTATCATGCAAccaaaatcatttttgtttccaTACCTGAAATGAAACATCAAACTCTTCACTGATTGCTTGTTTGATGTTTTAATACATGCATCTGTA
It contains:
- the LOC121425045 gene encoding A-kinase anchor protein 9-like isoform X6, producing METETEKTDSELQAESLWEAIEANKSSETDTQLNFLQDQSDQETSAVEELFQVLEKGTEKAPSTAGAAMDDLQRKEDEEEDANTVADDVDTDSSFSLPLPDDEVEDDSSDDEPPKRKLLVPEMFQDANSGFCTESRLDSEDDDNKPVKHLTEADMAAREFKGSGMKGAPAEKASGVLDKSPQIPGIHTTMDFSDNSSDTEEESDKEWDESEVLNKLGVEDKTSSTKVVTDGTQSTEYDRDDHEEDSQAEFSDLVSQNEELKSLVEEKDLAIQEMKATARTLKQVIRDQMTETEKLRVAEDTLGLETKLEELKMKEDTLKRVVKDLQISEQSLKEQLNQLIEERDDLKSQLKSFGDTINQGNKTETCQDDLDEKYKRAEQRVKEIEELNISMMEKYETEIAEKDLKYQTLERKHDELSNIMQLKDNLQQKLSETEHILREKDKEIVSLKDNLAEYEQNEESERLGKEQMVSKFQEMEESQDKVQGELARKCSEIIQLQAQLKLEREEKQVQGDVIAEREKHLQEIKAQLEQAENKLTAKKEECENIKERLEHQELRAQHDFNDVIAEKDQEIEKLKMQLTEEEDNLKAKLYESENKLVEAEESKRKYEEELSGLRLQLADFQDSQDEVSNLVEKAERDIALKIAEVSTLKASLHIMEEKYETEKSEKEMIRTTHFKLEGELMATRENVLQLEEQRSSLKKLLTEMKSEVEILNEENKLLDEKLSLNESKSASNPIVCEDVIIAHAEDTTEAVPVEQLTEIQEEKLQCQLKEKEEEVNKLESLVRTLEDEKVAMEERMKGIEELLKDSVIDNEDMLRERIVELECIEKTMKRRVQELELTLKESEEKVNDTFEEMKNLEESYEERFKELRVSEQLQMERVAELEEAGNHLKSETEMLKEQLDNSESMNRSMKEKLKEMETELEELQVVSKLAGDELGGTHKSLPSLMDEGLGALDTGRTNFSHYEEDFEDDDVEEDFVLSDDLPQGSASEALNDHSDEKVKLQRRVEELEKSEAMLMEKVEILEQSESELAELLESLQQNEAIVREASEQLENTRVQNQEMEESLDKALKTNQDLQEKLAELEIERDELLLKLEEETEKDEKLSQLQKDLEKAQNVQTDLENKYHKLEEENSSSLSKYKELEEAYVQMATLKDDLEKKLRTLSEFDTSNSSFITPESVSKLEEENKQIAKQLLEAEEERTGFVEKMKALQADIEFLEELKAGGEQSIAELSFQVESLESEVASKSRMLEENETVLEERQTELTELRRRLEEEMDLNLELEAQNKHLKEEYVVKNKMFQDNANIMEKKVIELDMTKKELATVTATCNELRVTICDLEKMMDDLKSERVPEVPEENVKTPFVVEEIISSEVQCMETMAPPPPLPTSLPPLTQYSAQMHNDEDDEDDDIDSPEEGGRMESAPTIEALQLRIQHLMDNEERLQEKIDELEQRQSAFNETLAAADSIMAEREDEFKEEISELQSSNNDLKQMLEEAKKQGQMSRRSSDVLTKSEEECSIFDCIDEDSETEYGFDDDFEEDFEETGKPKHQAGNAKRRRSVQSNKMPPKLKRIDSDDTLMQSQGKIADLMVKVDELEKQNADLLSALQEMEKRLSETQSDQELQAKSSPTHQEKNEMESEIQSLRAQLDAFKPFEDQFKLFLEEKDLSEADRHAQEHVSISSTDNEVKTLRERIMELESLQEELKEELKDTKLSEETLTEISEEQVNEIQRLKDDLDEMRSKISKEKIGKGQKVNVNKSELDELKQLQEKLSSSIAENKEYEASVQLMNDKIKQMEKAKEELQDEVDNLNVHVEKLEKSETKVTEDLQASEKSQEKLRQSNEQLERTVKALEDSIEMLTSRVQESDQGQERAKASNKVLESKFKDMLMSESTLKNNLKQVETTNRDLEQKVNKLERSDEKWKQEMQEMEDAILDTKRQSRRLEEEVKLLKLDNSQLKHENEILLEKVEDKKSQDLQTQNRLSEMEIGESNLRLQLKNSEIREAKLKEQLKDLEDSISTLKQKVSKTNKLEGDYDSLQRELQAAQQRANDYERSNGKLEEKLQQLEQNLRSNGMVSLSVSEYQELKAQATLASLADGDTPGAKEIGGGGGAAGEVWMRLDQKNKELREVQELYNQSVKENMKLKQRIRDLQTKGGPSSHIHPQESGGEDIEAKSTQTTPLKLLTKGALQTKILADDDELTLEDFLNALPHQSSDHASPIPIRVYGPLIQTEEDLIQVDQSASTFMHRQPIREQPIGEEVETGHVTMATKPVLDDGFDFDGFGLEVDEIDKLRVGSSVSDDNDVSLSSDAPPLPETSPPGQLKAFHRRTNSTSSDISDLAPPPPPLPSLPPPPKHMGGVKEGSGEISHLRAPSLDSGMETQEPEIEMSNSQDVHTGPPQLRLPTVPGSVGPPLAPKPGTPMWLKKMVDWQNSEKEKEHGEFGKMKEKVGHLSRVNQALEDELRQLKVEREQMRRQVQGANDAREFQQKLQSRELELEDKERQVMRLKTEIKEREMEVVRLKSQLEALSQAGKTSQSDEMAMWHLKDKLERTQDQLREKERLIHSHDASLGRVKADLVKKETELLAKENALQLKIDELTMVKERMRLVEEGQRDDTTRLQLSEYSSKLTTLTAENESLRTRLSELEPLEMQVGELRSELGRSSHSTRSTEAMERKLQVAQKMLHEKTENEMRLAEDNASLQQRLRTIQTQDTYTKDLEKEYSKLEDQMATLEHERNEAELAVAPLKAKVSYLTKKCQERDNLIRRLKQEIAVVKSDKSSELLEQIGNLSTLLPDEAYNEPLKTRSRLSKHKTSRKSNRDKLPDLSELLNDDEKEFLKRESLENGEALFDGEDDQGEISLQELLKQTNGYRHGIKGSLDDVDLDELDLLGTAGETGSDHFSVENGIGLGSRDRKGRSPVSFGFSSIPSSFKSRAVKDRQTRPSSLGVPVPGSNQTSPGSLGLDIPDGLISASLATQPSLPTSPPTQPHYQYNVPAPQPPHAPPSLPQGYPHQTPSILQNHPQGVPGTTGPVQQPSAPVQGLRPYPSDPPSAQYSGISAPNQYPQAPQPLPQMLNNSVPRPHPSMLPNGHPITNGMPSSMYGVGQTPSVGASLPLSHQNVLNLPGNQPNTNGLYHGPVYSVTDQGLNTGTCIPDPPKSLSISREVSKHSVLLTWSLPSMDVMCRSNGVEVVGYRIYVNGQQKQLVSSAHMTKALVDGIYLKTIYRFGICSVGGNGQTSNMAELSYNPTSRIPSSTASESGRSESIISSEVSSGPKYRQKEERLFMAIYTYDPESHSPNDNPEYELTFTEGDLITVYGDKRPDGFYHGKVQGRKGLVPSNFIEEISKGEARKKGSQELYTRKSRESITDGRRRREKKGRIDKESRRREGQTHRGSRM